In the genome of Sinorhizobium chiapasense, the window TATTCGGAGATCGGCGTGCGGAACCTCGCCTTGCACGTCGATGCCAGCGGTCGGGCGCTGTCCGCCCTCGCGGCGTTGGGCTTGCCGACGACGATACTGATCGACGCCGAGGGACGCGAGCTTCGCCGCCTGATGGGACCCGCCGAATGGGATGCGCCGGACATGGTCGCCTTCCTCAAATCGATCGTCGAAGCGCAGCGCCTGGCCGCGCCTCGCAAAAAGGAGTAATCGCCATGGACACACCCCATTCAACAGATGCATATTCCCGCGCACCCTCACTGCCTTTCGCCGACAGGCTGCCGCCGTGGCAGCGGGGCCGCCGAGGCCTCATCATGCTGGGCGCTCTCGTGCTGGGCCTCGGTGCGGTCCTCAACTGGAGCTGGCTAACCGCCGCCGGTGCCGCGCCGCTGCTGCTGAGCATCGCTGCCTGCGTCGCCATGTGCGCGCTCGGGCTTTGCATGAACCGCATGATGGGCTCTCCGAACAGTGCGTCATCGACCGTTCCTCCGGAGAGCGACGCAACCACCGGCGCGCTCGATATGCCGAGGTCGTGCTGTTCGTCCAGACAGTGCGACGAGACGACAGCCGTTCACAGGTGACCCCATGCGCGTCTTGCAGTTCGTAACGTTCGTTTTCACGATGCTCGCCGCGATCGCACCTGCGCTGGCGCACTCGCTCGAGGAGGTCGATCAGGACCTCCGCGACAAGGAGCAGTATTTCCAGCCCGTGGACAGCGGTGCGCCCGCCTTCACCTTGCAGGACGCGGCGGGCCGCACCGTCGGCCTCGGGGACCTCCGCGGCAAGGTCGTCGTCCTCAATTTCGTCTACACCAACTGTCCGGACGTCTGCCCGCTGCACGCCGAGCGGATCGCCGAGATTCAGAAGATGATCAACCAGACGCCGATGAAGGAGATAGTGGAGTTCGTCACCATCACCACCAACCCGAAGCATGATACGGGGGCCGTGCTCCGGGACTACGGCGAGGCGCACGGCCTCGATCCCGTAAACTGGGTCTTCCTGACCTCTTCGCCTGACAAGCCCGAGGACGCGACGCGCAGGATCGCCGAGGCCTACGGCCTCAAGTTCACCGGAGGCGAGGACGGCATGCAGATGCACGGGATCGTCACCCACGTGATCGACCAGGACGGCCGCCTCCGCGCCCGTTTTCACGGGCTGAAGTTCGAACCCGTCAACCTCGTCGTCTTCGTCAACGCCCTGACAAACCGGCCCCAGAAGCCGCACCCGCACGCGCAGCCCGGCTTCTGGGACAAGCTCAAAGGATCGCTGCCATGGTAGCTGCTGACCTGTCCCCATTGCGGTTTCGGCCGGCGGGAGACCATGCCGACCGATGCCTGCCAGTTCTACTATGAGTGTACCAACTGCAGGACACTGCTGCGTCCCCGCCCCGGGGACTGCTGCGTGTTCTGTTCGTTCGGTTCGGTGAAGTGTCCCCCGGCACAACAGCAGCTTCGATGCTGCGAGTAGGTTTTGCGGGGTCACCGCTGGACCAACTCCAGAGGAGAAGCCCTGCTACACCGCAAACCGAAGGAGTCTTCTGCTTCCATAGAGCGCCCATCCAAGGCAATGGCCGAGGAAGCAGATCGTCAGGACCATATAGGTGAGCATCACCACCGTGACCATCGTGCCGGCATCAAGCCTGTCGAAGGGTGACAGCTGATGAAGCAGGTTGGCCCACCAGCCAAAATTCAGGCTCCATCGGCAGGCAGCCTCGTCACATGCGTTTGCAATGAAAGGCAGGCTCACGGCCGACCAGGCGAGGAAAATGAAGCCGGAGCTTTTCCAGTTGTAGCTGCGGCTGCGTAGCAGCCTGTGCACCTGTCGTCCCTTGGCAATAGTCAGGACAATGAAGGCCAGTATATAAAGCAATATCCACATCTCACCGCTCAATGCTTACCTTTGAAAGCTTCATTGTTAGCAGAGAGATGTTGCTGCGGGGTTCAATCGATAAGTAAATAATTTATGACAAAGCTTGTTCGCATAGGCCCGAGACCGGTACGGGTCTCCGTCATCGCGGCCGGGCGCTGCCTTCATACATGAAGGTCATCGGCTTCGGCCCTTTCATATAGCCGGTCTCGACCCGGTCGACCCGAAAGCCGCCCTCCTCTATCAGCGACCGGATCGGACGGTTGAGATTGCAGCCGCCGCTGATGCGCCGCCAGATCGGGTTGAGGCAATCCTGGCACCAGCGCACACCGCGGTCGGGCGAAAGCCCGTGCTCGACGAAGAGCAGCCTGCCCCCGGACCTGAGCACGCGGCGCATTTCCGCAAGTGCTGTCGCCGCCCCGGGGATGGTGCACAGGGTCCAGGTCGTCACCACCGTGTCGACGCTCCCGTCATCGAGCGGGATCGCCTCGGCGGACGCTTCGATGAAGTTGACCGGGATCGCGGAATGCGGCACGCGGCGCGCCATGGCCGTCAGACTAGGCGAAGGCTCGAGCGCCAGGATTTCCCGGACCGCCGGGCGGTAGTGCGGCAGGTTGAGGCCGGATCCGCTGCCGATCTCCAGGACGCGCCCCTCCGCCGCACCGATCACCCGCTCGCGATAGGGAAGCAGTCGCTCGTTGCGCATGGAACAATCGCAGAGTTTCGGCAGGATGACGTCGCTGTAGATGCCCATCGTTTCCTCCCCGGCCACGGGCCGCGCGTCTCGATAGATTGGATCATGTTGCAACGGAGATAATTTGGAAAGTGGGTGGTGCCGCCTGTTAATCCGCCGTAGCGCCGCACGTCCGCAGACGCACGGCGCCATGCGGGCGCCTTCACCCGGCCCTTGGCTCCGCCGGCTGCCATATGCTGACCTGACGCGTCTCGGGCATCAGGATCAGTGCGAGCACGAAGCATATGGCGGGAACGACGATCGGATAGATCAGCGCGTAGCCGATGCTGTTCGTCGCGGCGAAAGCCGCCGAGGTGACGAAGGGCACGAGGCCGCCGCCCCAGCCGTTGCCGATGTGATAGGGCACCGACACCGAGGTGTAGCGGATCCTGCCGGGGAAATATTCCGCCAGGAACGCCCCGACCGGCCCATAGACCATGCCGACGTAGCACACGAGGATGAAGATGATGAAGATCGCGGTCGGATAGTTGATGTTGTCCGGCTGGGTCACCGTTCCGAGCCACAGATACAGCGGGTAGTAGGTGATCGCGGCGAGCAGCATGCCTCCGAGGATCACCGGCTTGCGGCCGACGATGTCGGAGAGCCACCCGAACAGGATCAGGCTCGGCGTTGCAAGGAGCAGCGCTGCGCCGACGATGTAGGACGAGCTCAGCGCATCCACCTTGGAAACCTGCTGCAGGAAATAGAGCGCCCAGAACTGGCCGCTGTACCAGACCACCCCCTGCCCGATCAGCACGATGGTGGCGATCCCGACATACTTCATGTTGGAGCTGAGGAACGCTTCCTTCCAGGGGTTTCGGGTCGTCTGCCCCCTGGCCTTGATCTCGGCGAAGATCGGCGTCTCCCGGAGCTGGAGCCGGATGTAGATGGCGATGGCAACCAGCAGGAACGACAGCAGGAATGGTACGCGCCACGCCCACGCCTCGAAGACCTCATTGCCGAAATAGGTGCGCGTGGCGATGACCACCGCCAGCGACACGACGATCCCGAGCGTCGGAGAGGTCTGGAGCCAGCCGGTGTAGTAGCCGCGGCTTTCATCGGGCACATGCTCGGCGACATAGGTGATGGCGCCGCCATACTCGCCGCCGAGGCACAGGCCCTGGATCATCCTGAGGCCGAAGAGCAGGAATGCGGCGGTGAGGCCGATCGCCTCATAGGTCGGGATCAGGCCGATCGCGCCGGTACCGAGTCCCATCCCGCTCAACGTGATCAGGAACGTGTATTTGCGGCCGACCCTGTCACCCATCCAGCCGAAGAGAAACGCTCCCAGCGGACGGATCAGGAAGCCTGCGGTAAACAGCGCAATGGTGCTCAAGAGTGCGGCGACCGGATGCGATGGTTCGAAAAACTTGACCGACAGCACCGCGGCCAGGCTGCCGAAAATATAGAAGTCATACCATTCGATGATGTTGCCCACCGACGCGGCGACAATCACGCGGCGGAAATCCGTCGGGGCCTGGATAGCCATGTTTCTTCCTCCGTTTCAACACATGGCCCCCAAAATTGTCGGGCATCCTAACACAAACCATGGGCAAGCAAAAACCGGTCTT includes:
- a CDS encoding SCO family protein, translating into MRVLQFVTFVFTMLAAIAPALAHSLEEVDQDLRDKEQYFQPVDSGAPAFTLQDAAGRTVGLGDLRGKVVVLNFVYTNCPDVCPLHAERIAEIQKMINQTPMKEIVEFVTITTNPKHDTGAVLRDYGEAHGLDPVNWVFLTSSPDKPEDATRRIAEAYGLKFTGGEDGMQMHGIVTHVIDQDGRLRARFHGLKFEPVNLVVFVNALTNRPQKPHPHAQPGFWDKLKGSLPW
- a CDS encoding GDCCVxC domain-containing (seleno)protein — its product is MPTDACQFYYECTNCRTLLRPRPGDCCVFCSFGSVKCPPAQQQLRCCE
- a CDS encoding class I SAM-dependent methyltransferase, which encodes MGIYSDVILPKLCDCSMRNERLLPYRERVIGAAEGRVLEIGSGSGLNLPHYRPAVREILALEPSPSLTAMARRVPHSAIPVNFIEASAEAIPLDDGSVDTVVTTWTLCTIPGAATALAEMRRVLRSGGRLLFVEHGLSPDRGVRWCQDCLNPIWRRISGGCNLNRPIRSLIEEGGFRVDRVETGYMKGPKPMTFMYEGSARPR
- a CDS encoding MFS transporter produces the protein MAIQAPTDFRRVIVAASVGNIIEWYDFYIFGSLAAVLSVKFFEPSHPVAALLSTIALFTAGFLIRPLGAFLFGWMGDRVGRKYTFLITLSGMGLGTGAIGLIPTYEAIGLTAAFLLFGLRMIQGLCLGGEYGGAITYVAEHVPDESRGYYTGWLQTSPTLGIVVSLAVVIATRTYFGNEVFEAWAWRVPFLLSFLLVAIAIYIRLQLRETPIFAEIKARGQTTRNPWKEAFLSSNMKYVGIATIVLIGQGVVWYSGQFWALYFLQQVSKVDALSSSYIVGAALLLATPSLILFGWLSDIVGRKPVILGGMLLAAITYYPLYLWLGTVTQPDNINYPTAIFIIFILVCYVGMVYGPVGAFLAEYFPGRIRYTSVSVPYHIGNGWGGGLVPFVTSAAFAATNSIGYALIYPIVVPAICFVLALILMPETRQVSIWQPAEPRAG